The sequence below is a genomic window from Marmota flaviventris isolate mMarFla1 chromosome 9, mMarFla1.hap1, whole genome shotgun sequence.
ttctttcaaaaacattGAGCCTCAGCACTCCATCACATTGATTCTGGCACAGACATCCTTAACAAGATCctcaaagcacaagaaataaaaccaacaatcaaTAAGTGGCATGACATTAAACCAAAAAGTTTCTGCACTATTTAGGACATAAAGAGACAgcctatagaatgagagaaaatcttgaCCAACTACTACTTTAataggagattaatatccagaatatacaaagaactcaaaaaacttcacacacacaccccaaacaaaaaccccgaataacccaatcaataaatggacaaaagaactaagcagaaacttttcaatagaaaaaacaaaaatggtcaacaaatacatgaaaaaaagttcactatctctagcaatcagggaaatgcaaattaaatcagaatggcaataatcaagaatacaatcaATCATAGATGCTGAAGAggttgtggggagaaaggaatacttgtacattgttggtgggactgcagactagcacaatcactctggaaagcagtttggatatttctcaaaaaaaaacagggatggatccaccatatgacccaactaccCACTCCTGGGTcttttcccaaaagatctaaaattggcatactCTAGtgacatcattgtttatagcagcacaattcacaatagctaaattatgtaGTCAACTCacatgcccatcaatagatgaatggattaagaaattgtggtatacacatacaatggagttctatcagccattaaaaagaacaaaattatggcatttgccagtaaaaggCTAGAaaaggagaatatcatgctaagtgaaataagacaaacttagaaactcaaaggtcagaatgttttctcatataatgaagctgaaataaaataaaggagaggggaagggaaggataaGATTACATAAGGAACCAATCAATTAACAGGCGAGTAAAAGGAAGTCCAGTAGattagaggaaggagagggggaggcaggaaggataaaagggaaaaagagggatcatgaactgaaaaaGATTTCTATGCATGCATGAGTTttttgggatgaacccaactattatgtataaccataaagctctaataaaaaaagtTGATCCTGAATAAATTCTTAATGATAGAATTATTTACGTATAATTTAACCCTTTTCCTTTTAACTGTTGCATAGTCTGGCACTAATTCATAGTAAAAACTCTGGTTAAGTTTTATTCAGCCCTTGTTCTCCTGTTTAGAAGTATCTATTATCTAACTCCCATAGCAGCCCTTAGGTACTACTACAGTCTCATTATTCCCCTTTTAGAGATGAAAACAGCCAAGGCTTAGTGAGCATGTTAGAAATCATTTCAGAGGGGGTTAGTAATTTAGTAGGGGGGTTACAATTACTAATTAGTAGATAGGATTCAACTATCCAACACTAAATCTGCTTTTATCAGAGCATACATTACATTAGAGTATCAGGTCTAAGTCTCAACCCCATGTCACTATTTGTGTGACAGTTGACCAATCTTTGTGTGCCTTAGTTTCATCTATAAATCAATGGGTTATGAGCAATCAGTGAATTAGAAGATGCAAAAAGCTTACTGGTGTCTGGCACTGTCAGTAAGCACAGAGTTATTCTCAGCTCTTAAAAACATTGCTATGCTGTTGCCTACAActgataaaatacataaaactacaAAGTCAAACAAGCTGATTTTGTGACGCAAGTTCTTGTAAAAGCTTTGGAGAGATAGGAAGGCACGATGTAGCTTGGTTCCCAGAGCTAGTTCTACTTTTCACACACAATATTTGAAACAGCACATGGCTTAAACGCAACCGAATGTACTAGCTGTAATCCCTAACCAGACTGAATGCCTCACAACAGAATAAAGTCTGTTTCATTCTCCCTTCTAAACAGCTGTTAATATCTCACTTTATACAACTCATCTATTAGAGCACTtgttagaagacaaaaaaaaaaaaaaaaaaaaaaacaggccttTGAATAACAAACAACAGATGATGCAGAGGCTGCGCAGTTCAGGACAACCTTTCAAGTGCCCAGTTCAGAACTTCCTTTTGTTTGCAATTTTGAGGACCTAATTGGGTGATTTCCAAGAGGGACTAGAACCACAAAGAGGGAGAGGATGGAAGTCTATagataataaaagaaacaatgcCAAGAagggtattaaaaagaaaaaaggacaaagaacataaaatatattttggtagtAAGAGAGAGCATTCGGTATAAAAGCAAACACTCCTTTTATCTCAAATATGTCCATGAGGGAATCACTAAATTATAGTCATCTAAAGACATAAATGAGAGACATAAGTAATGAATCTTGATGTATACTGGCAGCAAAGTTTGTGGCTTGAAATGTGCTATGAAGagactttaattaaaatattgaaaataaaatttaaacctcAAGCTTTTTATTTCCCCCCTAGAGGTATGCTGGAAGACATACAGGATGTTTTGGTGTTTCTAGATTCCCAAGATTTTACTGCAGAAAggagttaatatttaaaaagtgcattttcctacagaaaaaaagactaaaatctCAAACACCACTAGTGTCATTTTTCGCCAATTCCTTAgtgataaatacatattttagggGATAGTTATTATATGTTCATCAGTATGAGATATGAGATAAATGCTGAAATAGTTGGAATGACTAGCAGAGTTCCATAAAACTGGAAGATCCAGTGAACACGTCAAAGGTGTCTTACCAGGGGCATCTGGACTAAACAGGCCGCTTTCCTGATTACTGaccaatgggggtgggttcttaattttttcaaatgaagaatgaTTTGTAACTTTTGATTCCCAGTAGGAAAACTAGTTTTAAAATAGCTAAATATTGAGAGTTGCCACTTCCTGCCCCCAAATCCTGATTGATACTGAAATATCTGAGAACTGGCACAGGGCTAAGACTGGACAGCCTATTAGGCAGTGGGTTATAGGTTGGCACTTGGCTCAGATCTATAGTAATTCATTTCATGGATACAGTCTCTACTGAATATCCACAAGGCAGTTTACCACATATGGCTAAGTCTAGAGGATCATTCTTTATTGGTTATTTTACTCTGAAGATAGGAATCTGATATGCTGTATGAGaatcttaaaaaatgttttttattcagACACCCTTtcggaggattctgagttcagaGGCCAATTTGACCTCCTTGGGTCAGCACACTGGGTGCCAGGCCACAGAAAAAAAGCACATATTCCTAAGAGCCCTAGGGGCATCACATTTGCCTGGATTTTCCACAAGAGATCATGAAGCTTCTCCAGTTCTGAAGAGTTAAGTGTTGGAGCTGTGGGGAATTTAGTCAGGCAGTGGATTGTGGCACAGACAGAAACAGGATCCCTCCTCAAATAATTGGTATAAGAGGTTATGTCATACAAATATCTGTCTTCTGGTTCAAATATCCCAAATTAATCGCGAATCAATTATAATTCATGTAAgatcaaaaaagaaacacatacaCAAGAAAGTCTGTTTTAACCTGAAATAATTCTGTTGATATTTGAATTGCTTTCATGGGACATTTGCTTTAAACCACAAGATATCTCCATCTCCAAGTACAAaatcccttctccccaccccccacccaaacaaacaagaaaacaaacaaaaccccaaacccacAACTCAGCTTCAAATAAGTTTGGAAGAAATGAGActctaaatatttacatatggGGCAAGAAATAAATCACAAAACTATTTACAAAAATACACAAGCTTATATGCATTAACAATTTACACCAgttcacaaaaatattaaaacataaaaaaacactatataaattaaagaaatcaaaagtaTGATCTAAGACTTCCTAGGGTGCTTCTCTCATGCAGGTCATGGTTGAAAAATCAGGTTTTGCTATCTCAGAATCTAAACTGTAAAacaatcatttttattctttgaacatTAACAGTACTAagcagataagaaaaaaagaccCTCTGTGGACACCAACATTATCTTgcacatattaaaaatacatcattCCTGACATTTCCATTACACAGTACTGACAATTCACATGCCTCTAACCATTTGGAAGAAACTTTCTGACATACTTTGACTTTCTTATTCATTTCCTTGCACTCTCTGTTCAGACCATACTTTGCCAACATACTGAATAGGTGACCTAAAGGGATGgaacagataaatggattttaTAGGCTCCTTCTTGAACTAAAGGGgcaaatttcaaatatacatcATAAGCATCTATTTCTGCTTCAAATGTGATACCCACTCTTCTATCCCAACTCACGTTCATGGTCCCTCTTCTTCACAGAAGTAGCTCTAGAGTTTTTCAACCTgacctaaatatttaaaaatgctttgccTTCCTAAGGAATTGTGCAGGCCTTACCCTTGGGACCATCCCAGGGAGTTCTTCAAACTGagcatttaaaatatgtgaatgaaaaggaaatttataCAGTAAGAAATAAGGCTCAGATTaagtttattataaagaatatggCATCCTTGGGACTCTTAGAGTCCCTAGCCAGACATCCAGGGAATACTTATCTCAATCAAACTGAACTGTGGAATCAGagtttttttcaaaaagataaaatctgGAGACATGGCTCAATAAATTAGGGGTTTAATGCATAAGGCAGTTCCACTTCCTTGATCATAATGCTCCATGTCAACATTTGAAAGTAATAACATTCAATTACTGTATTTGTGAAGTCACACACAAAGGTGAACAATGCTGAGGTAACCTGGCTCACAGTGATTTGCCATCTGATTTCTACCCCACATATTAGGAAGGAAAAGATGTGGGCAAAGTCTTTCAAATAACTGAATCCAAAGTTAAGGCTGTTGCTACATAATTAACTAAACTATAGACTTTCTCTAAAGTTTGTGTTTCACACTTATACCAGTAATCTGAATCATTAttctatattcaaaatatttacctGATATTTCCAAACCCATAGGACATTATTAATAAAGAAGTTGTTCTGAGGAATTAAAtgtcatatttataaaattgattttagttTCAGGAGTAAACAATGTGTGTGTGACAACAAATCCACAGATATTAAAATTGGCCTGGACTTCATTCACTACTTCTTTCTGGGCCCTCAGTTACTGAAGCCATGTGTCCACTAGTTACACCAGCCCCCTCTTGCTAACATCCAGATTGCTGGTGAGAACTTTCAGGGCTGGTATGATCTCCAAGGAGCAAGGGATTGCCTACTtgataaaaagatgaataaggttaaaaaaaaaattagtgctgCATATTCACCAGAGATCCAACTCTTCAATGTAGCACCCAATGTGTTTGTGTGCCAGATGGAAGCATCCTCTCAGGTTTCCTAACATAAACATTTTCTAACATCAGTTGGGCCTGCACTCTTAATGTAAAGGCCTAAACTTCTACAGACATTTCACATATTGTTTTTTCAAGATCTTTACTCTGGTCTTTATTGCATCCCTCTGATCAATTCTGGGGAACAAAAGAAAACCTTATagagtattttcatatataaatatgttgctctgaaatttttcattttctaaatataaacccCTAAAATGTAAtcacatgtttttaaattaaaaaaagaggacTGGCATGAATCCTAATCTTTACACAATTTCACAGCAATAATAGCAGCATATTTTAGCCTCTTAAAAGATTTCTTCTTTtgctctaaataaaagataattccAAGTTCTAAAAAGCCAGAGCAGCAATCATCCAGTAAATGGAATAAAATCTCCTGTGTATTCTATAAACTGAACATTTACAATATGTGAATGTATAAAACTCAAGTATTATCACAAGTTATGGAATGGAATGACAATCTTAGCTCACACAGTAAATACAGGACTGTTCTGCTAGTCTGGTGGACCTGTGGTGGGTGGGCTGGGAAACAAGAGTAGAGTTAGGCTAGAGAGATGTTCTGTTCCTCCTCTGATAAGGAATgaactttcaaaagaaagtcCTAGATATTAAACATGTTTAACATGTCTACAGAGTTATAAAGAGCTATACCTGAAATGCTGGTGTAGATGATAATTACAGTAAGACCGTGATCATATGAATACAGAGTAAGCATATACTGAGTGACTCCTTAGAACATTATGGTAGCTGCTGGAACTCCAACTGGTGACATGGGGCTGTGTACTTGGTGGTTACTGCAACAATGACATGCAGTACAGATAATTTGCAGTTACTGTAAGAATTCCTAGGGAACATATACTCTGGTTTAGAAACAGAAATTATCACATAAATCTATATTCCTGAAAACAGTCATAacacactgtttttttctttaattggaaAAGGTTGCTAATTTAGAAGAACAAGTACTGTTAACATTTTACTGGAATCCCAATTTACTAAATATTATTGGGTGGGGGAAATCTGCAGTCAGGCATCACATTAAAAGCAATGATACAGCTTTCTGGTGTTAATAAAGTTAATTGACAATAAGAATTTCACATTCTTCTGCCTAGGATGTTTCCCTAAATTCTAACTTGAAAAATCCCTCCTGTAGTGACATGAGCTTGCTCACTGTGAAGAGACTACTGAATGTTTAAAGtcttaatttctttatgttttaattataatgCTCCAATTGTCTGACTTATCTGAAAGATAAGGGAGTTTTCTCCACTCTAATTTAACATACAaccaaaagttaataaattattaatataggatggctaaaaaaataatttaacacacAAGCCCCTTCTCGGTCAAGATGAATGAAGTGATAATGGAAAGAAGTTTCCATGTGGGCAGGCTGTGCAGCCACTGATGGGGGCGTAGGAACATAACAGCAAATGCAAAAGCCCACCAGGAAATAGATGTAAACTGCTCTGAACTAGGTAGCAAGTGctaagaagaaaagacaaagttaaatttaaattcagtTAAAGGCAGTCCTCAGGCTCTTATAAATTAGCCCTATATGGCAAGTACGGTCTGTGACAAATTTCTTTACTATGTTTTCAACACAGTGCTTTACAATCACTCAGATctcttttaaagacaaaaatgacaCAGTCTATAGATGAAAGAGGTGGTAATGAAGCAGGAAAGGGCGGGGAGGATGGtgatttgtttacttttattatattttctttttaacgtGGTCAGgggttttgtagattttttttttaatcttttttggttattgaaaaaaatagaacagtCCACTGTCCAGCAGAGGCTGCTTCAACTCTATTGCTCCCGGGGCTCATTCTGCATGAATCTGTGTGTCAGGATGTGGCAAAGACAACTCTGTGGGCAGGAAAGCCCCTTGACCCAACGCTGTAGCATATGTCCTGCTCTGTGGGTGGGCAAAACCAGAGGGCACATATGTTCCCATGCCCCCGCCTCCAAAGCCTCCTCGCTGGTGCTGGGGCAGGGAGTGGTAATCCTCCAGGTTGTCATACTGGGACACAACAGTCATATTGCTCTGGCGCTTGCTGTGCGTTTGGTACTGGTACAGCACACTGGGGTCCCTTTCCATGTTCTGGGTATGATGAAGTTTTAGGCTATGGCTCCTCTCTGGCTTAGGGGGTGGGACCATTGACTGAGTGAGGTGCTCCTCCTCTTTGTAGCAGTCTCTGGAGTGTTTCTCAGGGGCAGGTGGCTGCCTGGCTCGGGGCCGCTCCAGCTCTTTGGAGAGCCTCACCTCTTTGTGGTTCAATCTTAAGGACTCCTGCCCTGTGGTGTATTTCCCTCCAGAATTATGGTAGCTGCCTGGCTCAGAAGTGTCTGGAATTGTTTTGGGCCCATAATCTAACTGGCCAGTTGCCTGGGGGTATggtggcccattttttgattcacATAATTGCCTATGGCTTGCTTCCTGATGCACCCTGTGCTCTGGGAGACTACAACCCATGTCATGAAGCTTTCTATTCCTAAGGCTGCTTTGCTTCTGAGGGAGGGTTGGCTTCTCTGCCTGTATACTGCCATACCCTCCATGGTGGGGGGCTCTGTCAAACTCTGGGTCTGGATGCTTCCTATAAAAGCGGTCATCTCCCTCAGGACTCACAGCCTTGGCTGGGTGCcgcccttcctttccttctgccACTGAGAGaagtccagttttcccaggatcTGATTTACTGCGCAGATGGATGACATAGATCCCACCCAGGTCATCCTGCACAGCTGGCGTCATGTTGTCATACTGAGACATAACAGGCGCTTTCACCTTCTGCCGTGCACGGCTCTCTCTCCGGATAGACTGCATGCGATATTTTTCCATGTCCTCTAGATCCCACGAGGCGTAGGTGTGCTTTACATCAGCAGGTGGAGGCATGTTTACTACATTATGGTCATTACCAGAGAAATAGCCAGTCATGTTGGTCCGCGGGCGTGGAGGCAAACCAGAGTAACTGTACAAGTTCTTGCCTTGTAGCCTGGGATTGTAGAAAGCAAAATCACGACTTGGCAGGCGATGAAGGGGCCTCAACTGTACTGTGCTATAGGCATCCACATCACACAGGGCCCCATCAGGACTGTAATAGGAACTAGAGGAACTGGAATATGGACTATAGCGGTAATGGACCCGTCCATTCTCAAAGTAAGGCTGAAGCTGAGTTACATGATAATCTGAGCGGGCCTGGGAGGACTGATATGGCTTAAACTGGTACAGGGGCCTTGGGCAGTAGGCTGGTTCATCATCTGGGGGAACTTCTGTCCGTGAAATGGGAACAGAACGAATCATGGAAGATGGGGGAGCATGGAGAGATTGCACCCTCCGGATGGTAGGGTATGGTGGAATATCTTCAGGATAGCAAGCATTCCTAACTGAGGAGCTCAAAGAAGAAACATACTCCATCCGGTTGCATGGCTTGGAGTGGTGTCCAGACGTGTTTCTTCCCGGGGCCACATAGGTGTTATAACGAGGACCCATGGAGGCTGGTGGCTCTGATCGGGCACCATACACTTGGTGTTGCTCCAATTTATTATGATGTGGAGGTACACTCTGGGGACGGAATTGGCAGGTTGGAGTCATATTGAAATGCAAACAGTTTTCTGGACCAAAGGGCTCAGTGGTGACATCAGGCCTAGCAAAGGAGGAATAAGCTATTTTCTGAGAAGCATGCTTAGGTTGTGGGACAGGCAGTGGCAAAGGCAACACATCATCCACTGAGGCTGATGACGCAGTGACAAAGGAGTGGTAATTTGAACTGCTAGCGGCATCTGCACTGTTGGAGTGCATGGCGGCAGCCATCTTACTCTCCATTGTTCTGGTGGGGGGCATTGGTGCAGAAAAGCCACAGGAGTGCCCAGGGAAGGACTCGGCTCGCATGTGGAGCAGTGGGGCCCTGGTACTCTCCCGCACTTTCTCAGGCAGGCCTGGCTGGAGAGCAGTAGTAACCATAGGACACTGAGCAGCAGCTGCACAGCTATCACTGACAAAGATGGGTGCAGGGTCATCCACGGCTCGAGGTTCAGGTGGCCTCTCTGGAGCTGGAACTACTCCGTGAACCTattcaaagatgaaaatattatgaGTCCATTTTTTTTACACTCCCCTTATGAAATCAAATGCTATTAATTTGTAACTCACAAACTGAGGCTATTTAGGTAGCAGCTTTAACCTTCCCAAGCCATGCAGTTGTACTGGACCTGTTTCCACTGGCAGGAAAAAGAGCCTATGCTGCTACCTGGTATATTACCATCTCTGGAGAACTGTTCAGGGTTTTCTCCATTTGTGATGGGTTTTAAATATGAGAGGAGGTTGCCTATGATGATGTCTTAATGTGAAGACCGAAAGGTTTGTCAAATAACACTGTCaagcttaaaaataaacatttgcccTACTGCTCTAGCTTAGTCTCAACATCAAGAAcactttattcaataaatataattgattCTATCATCTGGAAGTGGTTCACAGTTGGACATAGAGAGAAGTTGTGAACCCCtaatacagagaaaaatacaaaagtgacttgtccaaggtggCATTCAAGTCAGAGGTTATCTCTCTCCCTACCTTTGACCAACTCATTTGTGGACCCATAGGCCAAATACAATCCTCacagaaataagcaaataagctCTCTCTGAAAAGTAATTGCTAGAACTAGCATCCTCCAAAGAAGGACCAGAAATTTAAGTCCTTTCAATTGAAGgtgaccacaaaaaaaaaaaaaaaaaacctgtgtgaCAACTTTTAGCATTTTGTATATAATACTCTCTCTTCAAAATACATACTTGATTATGGAGCAATCTGCTGGTTAAGgttgagaaaaataacaaaaaatcctAATGTACTAAAATCTTTTACACTTCTAAAACAGGCAGAGATATCTTCAGAGTGAGGCAAATTCACTGAGTAGATGGGAATGATTGGCATAGCGTAGTCATAcatgacttgcccaaagtcacggTGAGTCAGTGATGGATTtccaaaaggggaaaaacaaaaaacaaaaaacccccacatGCATGACAGCTAAAGCCCAGTTTGTCTCATGTTATCCCTTTGTATAACCATAAAGAAATGTAGGAAGAAAAGGTACCAGGTATAAAATTGTAGTCATTtagtaactgctgcagcagccaGGCAAAGGCAGAACCCTAACTTCAAACCAGAAGTATTTCATGGAAACCTGCCATAAGTGTTAAAAATTATGTTGTATTCAAATAAAGTTGTTATCAAAGATAACAACACACCCTGCTGAAAAATGACATACCTTTGGGAAAGCATATTTCATCTCACCAACCTTCTCTCTTCTTACCTTGTGGGAATCATTCAGTCCTATACTGGCTGCAGCTTGTACTTGCCCCGCGACTGGCAGCTGCTCTGTGGTCCTCTGGGCAGGAGGCGGGGGGAGAGGGCGATGACTTCTGTGTGTGCGCTGAAGGGTAGCAACAGCAAACCCAGTGGCAGTGGACTGTTCACTCACAGCCCAGCTGGCATCCCTGGTGCTTATTTCAGCTGTTGCTGGAGTCGCTGTCATGTAAGTCATGGTGGCTGTGCTGGTATTCTCTTCAGGGGACCCAGAAAGAGGACAGCTTTTGTCTCTAGGCAAATTTGAAGGCATGGAAGATTGGTCTGCAAGTTCTGAAGGGTGATGGGGCTGATCCACACTTGCACCAAGGTAGGCAGGAGACTGATCCCCACTGTAGAAATGGAGTGCAGACTGGTCCTGCTCTACGAAGGGGATGGTTGCCACAGTGGTCTTCCCAGCCTGGTCTTCAGGGAAACCTACATGATCATCAGACTTTTCTGAGTCTGTTAAGGGAACTAAAGTAATTCTGGCCTTTTCTGGGTCCCCAGATAAATAGTTTCGATGTAGATGGTTTCCTGGTAAGTCTACTTGGTGGAGTTGCTCCCCAGATTCATTTACCTTGGTATGAGTAGGATCCCCAACAGCTGTTGTCTCTGGGAGAGGCTGGTTGCAGTTTCCCAGTGCATTGTTCTGGAGGTGGAACTGCTCTGCTGGTCGATCTGTTTGGAAATAGGCCTTATCTAGAGAAATACTAGAGTACGGACTGGGCAGTTTATCTTCAGCTGTAGCCCCTGCTGTGTCTCCATAATTTGTGTACCCAGCCTGAGAAGTCCCTGGTCTCTTCAGTGACTGAGTAGAGGCTTGCTGCGCAGACTCAGCTAATGCTAGCGCCAACATTCGGGCGACATTTTTCGGAGGCGGTGGCGGTGGGATAAGAGAGACTGAACTGACAGGAACAGGCTCCTGAGGGGGGTCATGGGTAACTGCTCCTAGTGggaaattgggaaaaaaaatgagaatgaaaaggtAGCTTACGTTATCCTATACGGAAAGCCAAACACTCCCCActtgattat
It includes:
- the Arhgap32 gene encoding rho GTPase-activating protein 32 isoform X2 translates to MEMESESSTSGDDSVFWLDSEVITQLTDGEEGEREEIFRKMKSSVHSEEDDFVPELHRNVHPRERPDWEETLSAMARGADVPEIPGDLTLKTCGNTASMKVKHVKKLPFTKGHFPKMAECAHFHYENVEFGSIQLSLSEEQNEIMKNGCESKELVYLVQIACQGKSWIVKRSYEDFRVLDKHLHLCIYDRRFSQLSELPRSDSLKDSPESVTQMLMAYLSRLSAIAGNKINCGPALTWMEIDNKGNHLLVHEESSINTPAVGAAHVIKRYTARAPDELTLEVGDIVSVIDMPPKVLSTWWRGKHGFQVGLFPGHCVELINQKVPPSVTNSVPKPVSKKHGKLITFLRTFMKSRPTKQKLKQRGILKERVFGCDLGEHLLNSGFEVPQVLQSCTAFIERYGIVDGIYRLSGVASNIQRLRHEFDSEHVPDLTKEPYVQDIHSVGSLCKLYFRELPNPLLTYQLYEKFSDAVSAATDEERLIKIHDVIQQLPPPHYRTLEFLMRHLSLLADYCSITNMHAKNLAIVWAPNLLRSKQIESACFSGTAAFMEVRIQSVVVEFILNHVDVLFSGKISAVMQEGAASLSRPKSLLVSSPSTKLLTLEEAQARTQAQVNSPVVTENKYIEVGEGPAALQGKFHTIIEFPLERKRPQNKMKKSPVGSWRSFFNLGKSSSVSKRKLQRNESEPSEMKAMALKGGRAEGTLRSAKSEESLTSLHAVDGDSKLFRPRRPRSSSDALSASFNGEMLGNRCNSYDNLPHDNESEEEVGLLHIPALLSPHSAEDVDLSPPDIGVASLDFDPMSFQCSPPKAESECLESGASFLDSLGYSKDKPCTSKKDVEPSGSQSQTPGSTASSEPVSPVQEKMSPFFTLDLSPTEEKSSKSSSFTEKVVYAFSPKIGRKLSKSPSMNISEPISVTLPPRVSEVISTGSNTAAQNASSPTWDKSTEESDITNRSPTQIVKMKTNEREAQEGCEPEIQPLDQVAAEEIELPGKEERSVSSSQSKAVASGQTQTGAVTHDPPQEPVPVSSVSLIPPPPPPKNVARMLALALAESAQQASTQSLKRPGTSQAGYTNYGDTAGATAEDKLPSPYSSISLDKAYFQTDRPAEQFHLQNNALGNCNQPLPETTAVGDPTHTKVNESGEQLHQVDLPGNHLHRNYLSGDPEKARITLVPLTDSEKSDDHVGFPEDQAGKTTVATIPFVEQDQSALHFYSGDQSPAYLGASVDQPHHPSELADQSSMPSNLPRDKSCPLSGSPEENTSTATMTYMTATPATAEISTRDASWAVSEQSTATGFAVATLQRTHRSHRPLPPPPAQRTTEQLPVAGQVQAAASIGLNDSHKVHGVVPAPERPPEPRAVDDPAPIFVSDSCAAAAQCPMVTTALQPGLPEKVRESTRAPLLHMRAESFPGHSCGFSAPMPPTRTMESKMAAAMHSNSADAASSSNYHSFVTASSASVDDVLPLPLPVPQPKHASQKIAYSSFARPDVTTEPFGPENCLHFNMTPTCQFRPQSVPPHHNKLEQHQVYGARSEPPASMGPRYNTYVAPGRNTSGHHSKPCNRMEYVSSLSSSVRNACYPEDIPPYPTIRRVQSLHAPPSSMIRSVPISRTEVPPDDEPAYCPRPLYQFKPYQSSQARSDYHVTQLQPYFENGRVHYRYSPYSSSSSSYYSPDGALCDVDAYSTVQLRPLHRLPSRDFAFYNPRLQGKNLYSYSGLPPRPRTNMTGYFSGNDHNVVNMPPPADVKHTYASWDLEDMEKYRMQSIRRESRARQKVKAPVMSQYDNMTPAVQDDLGGIYVIHLRSKSDPGKTGLLSVAEGKEGRHPAKAVSPEGDDRFYRKHPDPEFDRAPHHGGYGSIQAEKPTLPQKQSSLRNRKLHDMGCSLPEHRVHQEASHRQLCESKNGPPYPQATGQLDYGPKTIPDTSEPGSYHNSGGKYTTGQESLRLNHKEVRLSKELERPRARQPPAPEKHSRDCYKEEEHLTQSMVPPPKPERSHSLKLHHTQNMERDPSVLYQYQTHSKRQSNMTVVSQYDNLEDYHSLPQHQRGGFGGGGMGTYVPSGFAHPQSRTYATALGQGAFLPTELSLPHPDTQIHAE